Proteins encoded within one genomic window of Calonectris borealis chromosome 1, bCalBor7.hap1.2, whole genome shotgun sequence:
- the NAA50 gene encoding N-alpha-acetyltransferase 50 isoform X1, with translation MKGSRIELGDVTPHNIKQLKRLNQVIFPVSYNDKFYKDVLEVGELAKLAYFNDIAVGAVCCRVDHSQNQKRLYIMTLGCLAPYRRLGIGTKMLNHVLNICEKDGTFDNIYLHVQISNESAIDFYRKFGFEIIETKKNYYKRIEPADAHVLQKNLKAPCLGQNADVQKTDN, from the exons TAGCCGGATCGAGCTGGGAGATGTGACGCCACACAACATTAAGCAGCTGAAGAGGCTAAACCAGGTCATTTTTCCTGTCAGCTACAATGACAAGTTCTACAAGGATGTACTGGAGGTTGGCGAACTAGCCAAATTAG CGTATTTCAATGATATTGCAGTGGGAGCAGTATGCTGTAGGGTGGATCACTCCCAGAACCAGAAGAGACTGTACATCATGACACTCGGATGCCTGGCACCCTACCGAAGGCTAGGAATAG GAACTAAAATGTTGAATCATGTCTTAAACATCTGTGAAAAAGATGGCACTTTTGACAACATCTATCT GCATGTCCAGATCAGCAATGAGTCCGCAATTGACTTCTACAGAAAGTTTGGCTTTGAGATCATTGAGACGAAGAAAAACTACTACAAGAGGATAGAGCCCGCAGATGCTCATGTGCTGCAGAAAAACCTCAAAGCCCCTTGTCTTGGCCAGAACGCAGATGTGCAAAAGACCGACAACTGA
- the NAA50 gene encoding N-alpha-acetyltransferase 50 isoform X2 — protein sequence MKGRIELGDVTPHNIKQLKRLNQVIFPVSYNDKFYKDVLEVGELAKLAYFNDIAVGAVCCRVDHSQNQKRLYIMTLGCLAPYRRLGIGTKMLNHVLNICEKDGTFDNIYLHVQISNESAIDFYRKFGFEIIETKKNYYKRIEPADAHVLQKNLKAPCLGQNADVQKTDN from the exons CCGGATCGAGCTGGGAGATGTGACGCCACACAACATTAAGCAGCTGAAGAGGCTAAACCAGGTCATTTTTCCTGTCAGCTACAATGACAAGTTCTACAAGGATGTACTGGAGGTTGGCGAACTAGCCAAATTAG CGTATTTCAATGATATTGCAGTGGGAGCAGTATGCTGTAGGGTGGATCACTCCCAGAACCAGAAGAGACTGTACATCATGACACTCGGATGCCTGGCACCCTACCGAAGGCTAGGAATAG GAACTAAAATGTTGAATCATGTCTTAAACATCTGTGAAAAAGATGGCACTTTTGACAACATCTATCT GCATGTCCAGATCAGCAATGAGTCCGCAATTGACTTCTACAGAAAGTTTGGCTTTGAGATCATTGAGACGAAGAAAAACTACTACAAGAGGATAGAGCCCGCAGATGCTCATGTGCTGCAGAAAAACCTCAAAGCCCCTTGTCTTGGCCAGAACGCAGATGTGCAAAAGACCGACAACTGA